The genomic DNA TTATACGCAACGGCACAAGGTAGCTTGTGGTCTATTTCAGTCATTGTTGTAATATTAATGGCTTGGTAATCGTCTCTATCAAAGCTATCAAAATGCTTGCACGCCAGTGCTTTAATCAATTGTCGTGGCCGGTCATTTCTAAAATTAAAAAGTATAAGATGATCCTTTTCGTCTAAGGCCTTATGGCTATCTGAGTAGAATGGCTCGATGAATTCATCGCTATGACCCGTGGCATAGGCACTATCAATAGCATCGTCTACATTTCTCACCTGTCTACCCTGTGCTTTTGCAATGACCTGCCAAGCTGCCGCGGTTCTATCCCAGCGCGCGTCTCGATCCATTGCGTAATAGCGGCCGATAATGGTTGCGATCGCACCACCAGCTTGTTCAAGCGGAGCTTGTAGTTGTTGGATGAATTTATGTGCGCATTGTGGCGCGGTGTCGCGCCCATCAGTAATTACATGCACTATTGGTATGCAACCTGTTTTAGCAGCAAGTTCTATTAGCGCTAATAAGTGACGAATATGAGAATGTACCCCGCCGTCCGATACTAGGCCCAAGAGATGTATCGGGCGATTATTTTCCTTAGCGCGCTGCATTGCAGATAATAAAGTGTTATTCTTAAAGAAGCTACGGTCTTTGATAGCATTATCTATGCGCACTAAATCTTGTGGGATTACGCAGCCGCAGCCCATTGTTGTATGCCCTACTTCGGAGTTACCTATTTGTCCTGGCGGAAGCCCGACTGCAGGCCCCGACGCCTCCAGCAGAGTGTGCGGATATTCAGCGAATAATCTATCTAAATGTGGTGTTTTAGCAACCCACACGGCATTATTGTTAGTGTCGCTGCTGATGCCGTAGCCGTCTAAAATTACTAATAGGGTTTTATTTATTTTGGATTGCATAGCTTATTCCTTCACAGTGGTTCTTTAATGGAATCCGCTTCCTGCTCACTTTCTTTGGGAATAAATTTGGATATGAAAACACCAAGCTCAAACAGTAGCCACACTGGTATTGCCAATAACACTTGGGAGATCACATCAGGTGGTGTGAGCATCATTCCAACCACGAAAGCTCCGACGATAACATAAGGACGTTTGCGTATTAAATTTTCGGTGGTTGTGACACCGGTTTTAACCAGCATCAATGTAACAATCGGCACCTCAAATGCTGCACCGAAAGCGATAAAAATCTTTATTACAAAATCTAAATAACGATTAATGTCGGTCATCACTGAGATGCCTTCAGGAACTACGCTACTAAAAAATCCAAACATCAGTGGGAACACGACATAATAAGCAAAAATCATACCGGCATAGAAAAGTAATGTGCTAGATAATAATACCGGCAGTGCTAGACGCTTCTCTTGACGGTATAGCCCCGGCGAGACAAAAGCCCAGAATTGGTAAATCAACACCGGTATGGAAATGGTGACAGCGAGTAGTAAAACCAGTTTGAACGGCGCTAAGAA from Chromatiales bacterium includes the following:
- a CDS encoding 2,3-bisphosphoglycerate-independent phosphoglycerate mutase; amino-acid sequence: MQSKINKTLLVILDGYGISSDTNNNAVWVAKTPHLDRLFAEYPHTLLEASGPAVGLPPGQIGNSEVGHTTMGCGCVIPQDLVRIDNAIKDRSFFKNNTLLSAMQRAKENNRPIHLLGLVSDGGVHSHIRHLLALIELAAKTGCIPIVHVITDGRDTAPQCAHKFIQQLQAPLEQAGGAIATIIGRYYAMDRDARWDRTAAAWQVIAKAQGRQVRNVDDAIDSAYATGHSDEFIEPFYSDSHKALDEKDHLILFNFRNDRPRQLIKALACKHFDSFDRDDYQAINITTMTEIDHKLPCAVAYNPIRPKVTLAKVLSDLQLKQFHCAETEKYPHITFFFNGGIEEPLPGEKHYLVPSPKVSTYDLMPEMSAAAVADAVSSALAMPEYSFVVVNFANMDMVGHTAVPDPIIKAVETVDQQLGEIVNVALKHGWQVLITADHGNCDEMLDLATGQPNTMHTTNPVPCLIVNATKSPKLASGYSISSIAPTVLDMMGVDIPPEMEAPSVIVRY
- the tatC gene encoding twin-arginine translocase subunit TatC — encoded protein: MTDKERPLLSHLVELRSRLLKMIACIVLVFIALFPFANPLYNFLSAPLVAQLPQGGTMIAIEVASPFLAPFKLVLLLAVTISIPVLIYQFWAFVSPGLYRQEKRLALPVLLSSTLLFYAGMIFAYYVVFPLMFGFFSSVVPEGISVMTDINRYLDFVIKIFIAFGAAFEVPIVTLMLVKTGVTTTENLIRKRPYVIVGAFVVGMMLTPPDVISQVLLAIPVWLLFELGVFISKFIPKESEQEADSIKEPL